A genomic stretch from Corynebacterium terpenotabidum Y-11 includes:
- a CDS encoding o-succinylbenzoate synthase, translating to MQLPSLTDLLDRAHVVTCPLRVPFRGVTEREIMLVDAPDGWVEWSPFLEYGPVEASRWLRSAVLLGWGGLPTPPVTSVAVNATVPAVTDLSLVPMLLDRYPGCTTVKVKVAERGQTLAEDVARVRAVREAAPGIAVRVDANAGWSVDEAFAAAVALTDPAQGGGPLDYMEQPCATVAELAELRRRMGSRGMMVRVAADELIRKASDPMAVVQAGACDVAVVKAAPLGGVDHVRAIASSVGQYGVAVTVSSALESAVGMYAGLYAAATLPGYTDDEDLVVEPQAAGLATGALYAEEVCAPREIVAGRLAVERCVPEDARLEALASAPDRRDWWFDRLAASYAELAGA from the coding sequence ATGCAGCTCCCTTCTCTGACAGACCTTCTTGACCGCGCCCACGTCGTGACCTGCCCCTTGCGGGTGCCCTTCCGGGGCGTGACCGAACGCGAGATCATGCTGGTGGACGCCCCCGACGGGTGGGTGGAGTGGTCACCGTTCCTGGAGTATGGGCCGGTTGAGGCCTCCCGGTGGCTGCGCTCGGCGGTGCTGCTGGGCTGGGGCGGGCTGCCGACGCCGCCGGTGACGTCCGTGGCAGTGAATGCGACGGTCCCTGCCGTGACGGACCTGTCCCTCGTGCCGATGCTGCTGGACCGCTACCCGGGCTGCACCACGGTGAAGGTGAAGGTCGCCGAACGTGGTCAGACACTGGCCGAGGATGTGGCCCGCGTCCGCGCGGTGCGGGAGGCCGCGCCGGGGATCGCCGTCCGGGTGGACGCCAACGCCGGTTGGAGTGTGGACGAGGCCTTCGCCGCCGCCGTGGCGCTCACGGATCCGGCGCAGGGCGGCGGACCGCTGGACTATATGGAACAGCCCTGTGCCACGGTCGCCGAACTGGCGGAGCTGCGCCGACGGATGGGGTCGCGCGGGATGATGGTGCGCGTTGCCGCCGATGAGCTGATCCGCAAGGCCTCCGACCCGATGGCCGTGGTGCAGGCCGGGGCATGCGATGTGGCGGTGGTGAAGGCCGCGCCACTGGGCGGGGTGGACCACGTCCGCGCGATCGCCTCATCGGTCGGGCAGTACGGTGTGGCCGTGACAGTATCTTCTGCGCTGGAATCCGCGGTGGGCATGTACGCAGGCCTGTACGCCGCGGCGACGCTGCCGGGCTACACCGATGACGAAGATCTGGTCGTCGAACCACAGGCCGCAGGCCTGGCGACCGGGGCACTGTACGCCGAGGAGGTGTGCGCGCCCCGGGAGATCGTCGCCGGACGCCTGGCGGTCGAGCGGTGTGTGCCGGAGGACGCGCGACTGGAGGCGCTGGCATCCGCCCCCGACCGGCGGGACTGGTGGTTCGACCGGCTGGCGGCGTCCTATGCGGAGCTGGCGGGAGCTTGA
- a CDS encoding 1,4-dihydroxy-2-naphthoyl-CoA synthase, giving the protein MTEQDNPFRPELWREVPGFTFDDITYHRHVGEGRKNGIVRIAFDRPEVRNAFRPHTVDELYRALDHARRSPDIGTILLTGNGPSPKDGGWAFCSGGDQRIRGRSGYQYAASHDSDVAHADASSVDAARAKTEGGRLHILEVQRLIRTMSKVVICLVNGWAAGGGHSLHVVCDLTLASRQHGKFKQTDADVGSFDAGYGSAYLAKQVGQKYAREIFFLGRAYSAERMMQMGAVNEVVDHAELEDTAIEWAQEINMKSPTAQRMLKFAFNLTDDGLMGQQVFAGEATRLAYMTDEAVEGKNAFLEKRDPDWDEFPYYY; this is encoded by the coding sequence ATGACTGAACAGGACAACCCTTTCCGCCCTGAACTCTGGCGCGAGGTCCCCGGCTTCACCTTCGACGACATCACCTACCACCGCCACGTCGGCGAGGGTCGGAAGAACGGCATCGTGCGTATCGCCTTCGACCGCCCGGAGGTACGCAACGCCTTCCGCCCGCACACCGTCGACGAGCTGTACCGTGCCCTCGACCATGCCCGCCGGTCCCCTGACATCGGCACGATCCTGCTCACCGGCAACGGTCCCAGCCCGAAGGACGGCGGCTGGGCCTTCTGCTCCGGTGGCGACCAGCGCATCCGTGGACGCTCCGGCTACCAGTACGCGGCCTCCCACGATTCCGACGTGGCGCACGCCGATGCATCCTCGGTGGACGCCGCCCGGGCGAAGACGGAAGGCGGACGCCTGCACATTCTCGAGGTGCAGCGGCTGATCCGCACCATGTCGAAGGTGGTCATCTGCCTCGTCAACGGCTGGGCCGCCGGCGGCGGGCACAGTCTGCATGTGGTCTGCGACCTGACGTTGGCGTCCCGTCAGCACGGGAAGTTCAAGCAGACCGACGCCGATGTGGGGTCCTTCGACGCCGGCTACGGTTCCGCCTACCTGGCCAAGCAGGTCGGCCAGAAGTACGCCCGGGAGATCTTCTTCCTGGGCCGTGCCTACAGCGCCGAACGGATGATGCAGATGGGCGCGGTCAACGAGGTCGTCGACCATGCCGAGCTGGAGGACACGGCGATCGAGTGGGCGCAGGAGATCAACATGAAGTCCCCGACGGCGCAGCGGATGCTGAAGTTCGCCTTCAACCTCACCGATGACGGTCTCATGGGTCAGCAGGTCTTCGCCGGGGAGGCGACGCGCCTGGCGTACATGACCGATGAGGCGGTGGAGGGCAAGAACGCCTTCCTGGAGAAGCGCGACCCGGACTGGGACGAGTTCCCCTACTACTACTGA
- a CDS encoding inorganic phosphate transporter, with product MTTEVLILILVIGTALAFDFTNGFHDTANAMAPSIATGALKPKTAVALAGILNLVGAFLSVAVAKTVAKGIVDLDAFDLSTVADADKLLLVVFSGLIGAILWNLLTWLFGLPSSSSHALFGGLIGAAIGALGLSGVEWGGVLNKIIVPALAAPLVAGIVASLGTYWVYCTTKKCNEGERDRFFRAGQIGSSSLLALAHGTSDAQKTMGVIFLALVASGHLDEAADMPFWVTAACAFAIAAGTYSGGWRVIRTLGKGLVDISSPQGMAADTSTAAIILTSSHFGMALSTTHVATGSILGSGVGRPGADVRWNVAGRMAIAWVTTLPIAAAVSWLVWQVAHGVAGATNLAGGALTAFGILLVAVLAITVKARRQPVHADNVNADWDEHGLAPVDDHATASDVTTRPAAPAEKITVGMVSGIDATHFVDTTVGAEHQSADQHRKDV from the coding sequence GTGACTACCGAAGTACTGATCCTGATCCTCGTGATCGGCACAGCCCTGGCTTTCGACTTCACCAACGGCTTCCACGACACCGCCAACGCGATGGCACCGTCCATCGCCACCGGTGCCCTCAAGCCGAAGACGGCCGTGGCCCTGGCAGGCATCCTCAACCTTGTCGGTGCCTTCCTGTCCGTCGCGGTCGCCAAGACCGTCGCCAAAGGCATCGTCGACCTGGACGCCTTCGATCTCTCCACCGTCGCAGACGCAGACAAACTCCTGCTCGTCGTCTTCTCGGGACTGATCGGCGCCATCCTCTGGAACCTGCTGACCTGGCTCTTCGGTCTCCCGTCCAGCTCCTCCCACGCCCTGTTCGGCGGCCTCATCGGTGCCGCGATCGGCGCTCTCGGCCTGTCCGGGGTGGAGTGGGGCGGCGTCCTCAACAAGATCATCGTGCCCGCCCTGGCTGCCCCGCTCGTCGCCGGCATCGTCGCCTCCCTCGGCACGTACTGGGTCTACTGCACCACGAAGAAGTGCAACGAGGGTGAACGCGACCGCTTCTTCCGCGCCGGACAGATCGGGTCCTCCTCCCTCCTCGCCCTGGCCCACGGCACCTCGGATGCCCAGAAGACCATGGGCGTCATCTTCCTCGCTCTCGTCGCCTCGGGCCACCTCGACGAGGCCGCGGACATGCCCTTCTGGGTCACCGCCGCCTGTGCCTTCGCCATCGCCGCGGGCACCTACTCGGGCGGGTGGCGCGTCATCCGCACCCTCGGTAAGGGCCTGGTCGACATCTCCTCCCCGCAGGGCATGGCTGCCGACACCTCCACCGCCGCGATCATCCTCACGTCCTCCCACTTCGGCATGGCGTTGTCCACCACCCACGTCGCCACCGGTTCCATCCTCGGCTCCGGGGTGGGACGCCCCGGTGCGGACGTCCGGTGGAACGTCGCCGGCCGGATGGCCATCGCCTGGGTGACGACGCTTCCGATCGCCGCTGCCGTCTCCTGGCTTGTCTGGCAGGTCGCACACGGTGTCGCCGGGGCGACGAACCTCGCCGGTGGCGCACTCACCGCCTTCGGCATTCTCCTCGTCGCGGTCCTCGCCATCACCGTCAAGGCGCGTCGCCAGCCGGTCCACGCCGACAATGTCAACGCCGACTGGGACGAGCACGGTCTCGCCCCTGTCGACGACCACGCCACCGCCAGCGACGTCACGACCCGCCCGGCCGCCCCTGCCGAGAAGATCACCGTCGGTATGGTCTCCGGCATCGATGCCACCCATTTCGTCGACACCACCGTCGGCGCGGAACACCAGAGCGCCGACCAGCACCGGAAGGACGTCTAG
- a CDS encoding AMP-binding protein, producing MSVLERLTVTADPASVTAALPVYRDFLDGRRSLLPTGDDAAGDQLAALMGAGDATRPVAPGTLIACTSGSTGTPKGALLRTDGVRAAICASASFIAQRTGHRPGPWLLTLPPHHIAGTMVILRSLDAGADPAVLSAAPFTAHAFAAATQQLASAHPDAPLYTSLVPAQLARLLGDADGEQALARYAAVLIGGGPTPPAAVARCREVGAVALLTYGSSETAGGVLYNGEPLPGYTVTLDDGRVELSGPSVAEGYRMTDTLDPAVSADAFPRPGTFRTSDLGEIHGGVLTVLGRSDGAVNSGGLKILPEQVEAALASVGVTACAVGVPDSHWGEIVAVLVEDATLAPGTDVTADVRARLGTGVARHLVPKLALSTDALPLTGPGKLDRMRVRSMLAG from the coding sequence GTGAGCGTCCTCGAACGTCTCACGGTCACGGCCGACCCTGCCTCCGTCACCGCAGCGCTCCCCGTCTACCGCGATTTCCTGGACGGACGCCGCAGCCTGCTCCCCACGGGCGACGATGCCGCGGGTGACCAGCTCGCCGCTCTCATGGGTGCCGGTGACGCCACCCGTCCGGTAGCGCCCGGCACCCTCATCGCCTGCACCTCCGGTTCCACCGGCACGCCGAAAGGTGCCCTGCTGCGCACCGACGGGGTGCGTGCGGCGATCTGTGCCTCGGCGTCCTTCATCGCCCAGCGGACCGGGCACCGGCCAGGCCCGTGGTTGCTGACCCTGCCACCGCACCACATTGCCGGCACCATGGTCATCCTGCGCAGTCTGGACGCCGGCGCCGATCCGGCGGTCCTGTCCGCCGCCCCCTTCACCGCCCACGCCTTCGCTGCGGCGACACAGCAGCTGGCGTCAGCCCACCCGGACGCGCCGCTGTACACCTCACTGGTCCCCGCCCAGCTCGCCCGCCTGCTCGGCGACGCAGACGGGGAACAGGCCCTCGCCCGGTACGCCGCGGTGCTCATCGGCGGCGGTCCCACCCCTCCGGCCGCCGTCGCCCGGTGCCGCGAGGTGGGTGCGGTCGCCCTGCTGACCTACGGATCTTCCGAGACAGCCGGCGGCGTGCTGTACAACGGCGAGCCACTGCCCGGATACACCGTCACCCTCGATGACGGCCGGGTAGAGCTCAGCGGACCGTCGGTCGCCGAGGGATACCGGATGACCGACACCCTTGATCCTGCCGTCTCGGCGGACGCCTTCCCCCGCCCGGGCACGTTCCGCACCTCCGACCTCGGCGAGATCCACGGCGGCGTCCTCACCGTCCTGGGCCGCTCCGACGGAGCGGTGAACAGCGGCGGGCTGAAGATTCTGCCCGAACAGGTCGAGGCCGCACTGGCGTCGGTGGGAGTGACCGCGTGTGCGGTCGGCGTCCCTGACAGTCACTGGGGGGAGATCGTGGCCGTCCTCGTGGAGGACGCGACGCTGGCCCCCGGCACAGACGTCACCGCGGACGTCCGGGCGCGGCTCGGGACCGGGGTGGCCCGGCACCTGGTCCCGAAGCTGGCACTGAGCACCGATGCCCTGCCGCTGACCGGCCCCGGGAAGCTCGACCGGATGCGGGTGCGGAGCATGCTGGCGGGGTGA
- a CDS encoding 1,4-dihydroxy-2-naphthoate polyprenyltransferase: protein MDPMADTPSTTSGATARDWLTGARPHTWANAVAPVLAGTAAAIHGGDASWWRALLALIVAMALIIGVNFANDYSDGIRGTDDDRTGPLRLTGSGLVPPARVKAAAFLSFGVAGAAGIVLSLASSWWLIIAGAVCILAAWFYTGGKNPYGYRGLGEVAVFIFFGLVAVLGTEFTQTGRVTWVGVALAVGIGSLSASVNLTNNLRDIPTDTVAGKTTLAVILGDRKTRVTYVGLLVVSVAMTLALAATGVAALIGLVAVPLLVVAALPVVQGATGKDLIPVLGTTGRAMLVWSIAMFVAMLLI, encoded by the coding sequence ATGGACCCCATGGCTGATACCCCCTCCACCACCTCCGGCGCCACCGCGAGGGACTGGCTCACCGGCGCGCGCCCGCACACCTGGGCCAACGCCGTGGCTCCCGTCCTCGCTGGCACCGCTGCCGCAATCCACGGCGGCGACGCCTCCTGGTGGCGGGCATTGCTGGCCCTGATTGTGGCGATGGCGCTGATCATCGGGGTGAACTTCGCCAACGACTACTCCGATGGCATCCGGGGCACCGACGACGACCGCACCGGCCCGTTGCGCCTCACCGGCTCCGGACTGGTTCCGCCGGCACGGGTGAAGGCCGCAGCCTTCCTGTCCTTCGGGGTGGCCGGGGCGGCGGGAATCGTCCTGTCGCTGGCCTCGTCCTGGTGGCTGATCATCGCCGGCGCCGTGTGCATCCTCGCCGCGTGGTTCTACACCGGGGGGAAGAATCCCTACGGTTACCGCGGGCTCGGCGAGGTCGCCGTGTTCATTTTCTTCGGCCTGGTTGCCGTCCTCGGTACCGAATTCACCCAGACCGGTCGGGTGACCTGGGTCGGGGTGGCACTGGCGGTGGGGATCGGGTCACTGTCCGCCTCGGTGAACCTGACCAACAATCTGCGGGACATCCCGACCGACACGGTCGCCGGGAAGACCACACTCGCCGTGATCCTCGGCGACCGGAAGACCCGGGTGACCTATGTCGGGCTGCTGGTCGTCTCCGTGGCGATGACGCTGGCCCTCGCCGCTACCGGGGTGGCTGCCCTCATCGGGCTGGTGGCGGTGCCACTGCTCGTCGTCGCCGCACTGCCGGTGGTGCAGGGCGCGACCGGGAAGGATCTGATCCCGGTCCTGGGGACCACCGGCCGGGCGATGCTCGTCTGGTCGATCGCGATGTTCGTCGCGATGCTGCTGATCTAG
- a CDS encoding DUF4229 domain-containing protein, whose translation MNENDTTTDATSTDATAPDVTTSDAETTTASEIAPGKLGGKAWRDIILYGLARLLLFVVLTVAIQLIAIMLGMGQSFPVAISALLALIIAFPLSMFLFKGLRVRVNEQIAVWDAGRQKHKNEMRAQLEERLD comes from the coding sequence GTGAACGAGAACGACACGACCACCGACGCCACCTCGACTGACGCCACCGCACCTGACGTCACGACGTCTGACGCAGAGACCACCACCGCCTCGGAGATTGCCCCGGGCAAGCTCGGCGGAAAGGCCTGGCGGGACATCATCCTCTACGGCCTGGCCCGGCTGCTGCTGTTCGTCGTGCTGACCGTCGCCATCCAGCTCATTGCCATCATGCTGGGGATGGGACAGTCCTTCCCGGTGGCGATCAGTGCTCTGCTGGCCCTGATCATCGCCTTCCCACTGTCGATGTTCCTCTTCAAGGGGTTGCGCGTGCGCGTCAATGAACAGATCGCGGTGTGGGACGCCGGACGCCAGAAGCACAAGAACGAGATGCGGGCACAGCTCGAGGAGCGGCTGGACTAG